Proteins encoded within one genomic window of Fibrobacter sp. UWB16:
- a CDS encoding GDSL-type esterase/lipase family protein — MKKKLAVIAAILGIVSMGSMVSAKDMEITPGYYDVDFTKYDFIDTSLNTIQFPQGSASFEPFFKKLDTLVFENRGKVRILHIGGSHLQADVISGRIREHLVKEYPGASAGRGFVFPYSAARTNTPASYASYYKGIWDKNKNVQHEITKPLGLLGIAISTRDPRAEITLLLDKYNTEPIWGETSFRVFGYSDSNDVEPVLRIDSMDVFGTFDSTSQSYVFTSPRPIDTIQIAFRWADTTKQAEVAAFITDSLFKDSVARADSLARVADSLRMDSLGITPPPASSQQASQVAAADSMFQGDCEDVLDTNCLNRDEDLQATLDSAAADTVPPRPHFTLTGILAENNAPGITYTNVGINGAKVSNYFEEVCPLFEKEMSYYKPDLVIFAIGINDANVDVFNDKIFREDYDKLIQRIRKVSPKTAFIFETNNDSYRKVRKRKYVQHPNGEVARKSFFMLADKHKAGVWDKFSIMGGLGSMAKWEKADLAKKDKVHFKTAGYQLLGDMFYKALIQAYFDHIASLPAESPAVVQSKPAQPQTPATIPAASSVAPKVQATPTAKTASSAAPTIQAKAPQTPVEKTAATIQAKVATPLPSKSADAAPAKPESTAKQTAEKTVAPPQMPKLAAAAHKDVPMPEVVKQTAQPAQPKIQVPLKPEAQDAK, encoded by the coding sequence GTGAAGAAAAAGCTTGCCGTCATTGCTGCCATACTTGGCATTGTTAGCATGGGTTCCATGGTTTCTGCAAAGGACATGGAAATCACCCCGGGCTACTATGACGTTGACTTTACGAAATACGATTTTATCGATACGTCTTTGAACACCATCCAGTTCCCGCAAGGGAGCGCTAGTTTCGAGCCGTTCTTCAAGAAGCTTGACACGCTCGTTTTCGAGAACAGGGGCAAGGTGCGCATCCTCCACATTGGCGGTTCGCACTTGCAGGCTGACGTCATCTCGGGCCGCATCCGCGAACACCTGGTAAAAGAATATCCGGGTGCATCGGCTGGCCGCGGTTTCGTATTCCCGTATTCGGCAGCTAGGACAAACACCCCCGCAAGCTACGCTAGCTATTATAAGGGCATTTGGGACAAGAACAAGAACGTTCAGCACGAAATCACTAAACCGCTCGGTCTCCTCGGCATTGCCATCAGCACTCGCGACCCGCGTGCCGAAATCACGCTCCTTTTGGACAAGTACAATACCGAACCGATTTGGGGCGAAACAAGCTTTAGAGTTTTCGGCTATAGCGACAGCAACGACGTTGAACCGGTGCTTCGCATAGACTCGATGGATGTCTTTGGAACATTTGATTCCACGAGCCAAAGCTACGTTTTCACAAGCCCGCGCCCGATTGACACGATCCAGATTGCATTCCGCTGGGCAGACACGACCAAGCAAGCCGAAGTGGCCGCGTTCATCACGGACTCGCTCTTCAAGGATTCCGTCGCCCGCGCAGACTCTCTCGCTCGTGTTGCAGATTCTTTGCGCATGGATTCGCTTGGAATAACGCCTCCGCCAGCATCCTCTCAGCAAGCCTCGCAAGTGGCCGCAGCTGATTCGATGTTCCAGGGCGACTGCGAAGACGTCCTCGACACGAACTGCCTGAACCGCGACGAAGATTTGCAAGCTACTCTAGATTCAGCCGCCGCAGATACAGTTCCGCCTCGCCCGCACTTTACGCTCACAGGCATTTTGGCAGAGAACAACGCCCCCGGCATCACCTACACGAACGTCGGCATTAACGGCGCCAAGGTTTCGAACTACTTTGAAGAAGTTTGCCCGCTGTTCGAAAAGGAAATGTCTTATTACAAGCCGGACCTCGTGATTTTTGCGATTGGCATTAACGATGCTAACGTCGATGTCTTTAACGACAAAATCTTCCGCGAAGACTACGACAAGCTCATCCAGCGAATCCGCAAGGTAAGCCCGAAAACCGCATTCATTTTCGAGACCAATAACGATTCTTACCGCAAAGTCCGTAAAAGAAAGTACGTGCAGCACCCAAACGGCGAAGTTGCACGTAAATCGTTCTTTATGCTCGCCGACAAGCACAAGGCAGGCGTCTGGGACAAGTTCTCCATCATGGGTGGTCTTGGTTCCATGGCCAAGTGGGAAAAGGCGGACCTCGCCAAGAAAGACAAAGTCCACTTCAAAACCGCAGGCTACCAGTTGCTCGGCGACATGTTCTACAAGGCTTTAATACAGGCCTACTTTGACCATATCGCAAGCCTCCCTGCAGAATCGCCGGCCGTTGTCCAATCTAAACCGGCACAGCCTCAGACACCGGCAACAATTCCGGCAGCATCAAGCGTAGCTCCAAAGGTTCAGGCGACACCTACGGCCAAAACAGCCTCTAGCGCAGCGCCAACCATTCAGGCTAAGGCTCCACAGACTCCAGTCGAAAAGACTGCAGCAACCATCCAGGCAAAGGTAGCAACGCCGCTTCCTTCTAAATCGGCTGATGCCGCCCCGGCAAAACCAGAATCGACGGCCAAGCAAACTGCCGAAAAAACGGTCGCCCCTCCGCAAATGCCAAAGCTTGCCGCTGCCGCCCATAAAGATGTCCCGATGCCTGAAGTCGTAAAGCAAACAGCACAACCCGCGCAACCAAAAATTCAAGTTCCGCTGAAACCCGAAGCACAGGACGCTAAATAA